A genome region from Paradevosia shaoguanensis includes the following:
- a CDS encoding HlyD family secretion protein, producing the protein MNARVTEPKQGEAVAVDAPKVAEAKPAPEPAPAAPQPKKRNPRRIVLMAVVPVILVAGGAWFYLNGGRYEETDNAYVQQAKVAISADIAGRITAVNVIENQTVKAGDALFTIDPESYQIALDQATAALASARVNVEQLRVAYGTAQAALKAAQTTLDIQQVSYDRQSALVDQGVNSSAALDQPKLSLQQAQTAVVTAEQQVAAAAAALAGDPNIATDKHPAVLAALAQVEAAQRNLNKTKVVAPADGIVANVSSLNPGQFVAAGTTIASLVETNGLWIEANFKETQLTGIRVGQPAEIKVDAYPGVVFEGKVESIGAATGSEFSLIPAQNATGNWVKVVQRIPIRIALGPETSAEALRTGMSTVVSVDTGASTLDKMLGK; encoded by the coding sequence ATGAATGCTCGTGTAACCGAACCCAAGCAGGGGGAAGCGGTCGCAGTGGACGCACCCAAGGTCGCAGAGGCCAAGCCGGCCCCCGAACCTGCTCCCGCCGCGCCGCAGCCCAAGAAGCGCAATCCGCGTCGTATCGTGCTCATGGCCGTCGTGCCGGTGATCCTCGTCGCCGGCGGCGCCTGGTTCTACCTCAATGGCGGACGCTATGAGGAAACCGACAACGCCTATGTGCAGCAGGCCAAGGTCGCCATCTCGGCCGACATTGCCGGTCGCATCACGGCCGTGAACGTCATCGAGAACCAGACCGTCAAGGCCGGCGACGCGCTCTTCACGATCGATCCCGAATCCTACCAGATCGCCCTCGACCAGGCGACGGCGGCCCTTGCTTCGGCGCGGGTCAATGTCGAGCAGCTGCGCGTTGCCTATGGCACGGCGCAGGCTGCGCTCAAGGCGGCGCAGACGACGCTCGATATCCAGCAGGTTTCCTATGACCGCCAGTCGGCGCTCGTCGACCAGGGCGTCAATTCCAGCGCCGCGCTCGACCAGCCCAAGCTCTCGCTCCAGCAGGCGCAGACGGCCGTGGTGACCGCCGAGCAGCAGGTTGCCGCCGCTGCGGCCGCTCTCGCTGGCGATCCCAATATCGCGACCGACAAGCACCCGGCCGTGCTCGCCGCCCTGGCCCAGGTCGAGGCTGCCCAGCGCAACCTCAACAAGACCAAGGTCGTGGCTCCTGCCGATGGCATCGTCGCCAACGTCTCGAGCCTCAATCCCGGCCAGTTCGTCGCCGCCGGCACGACCATTGCCTCGCTCGTCGAGACCAACGGCCTCTGGATCGAAGCCAATTTCAAGGAAACCCAGCTCACCGGCATTCGCGTCGGCCAGCCGGCCGAGATCAAGGTCGATGCCTATCCGGGCGTGGTCTTCGAAGGCAAGGTCGAGAGCATCGGCGCCGCGACCGGCTCCGAATTCTCCCTGATCCCGGCCCAGAACGCGACCGGCAACTGGGTCAAGGTCGTCCAGCGCATTCCGATCCGCATCGCACTCGGCCCGGAGACGTCGGCCGAAGCCCTGCGCACCGGCATGAGCACGGTGGTGAGCGTCGATACCGGCGCCTCGACCCTCGACAAGATGCTCGGCAAGTAA
- a CDS encoding DHA2 family efflux MFS transporter permease subunit: MANTAQISAPALVVKNKALLTIAIMLGTIMQVLDTTIANVALPHMASSLGAAQNEITWVLTSYIVAAAIATPLTGWMSDRLGQRRLFVMAVIGFTIASALCGIATSLPEMVLFRVLQGICGAMIAPLAQTVILNINPKEKLGQAMAIYGMGIMVAPIVGPTLGGWLTESFDWRWVFLVNVPVGIACVAMLLLYMPTTEIRHRRFDFFGFGTFALAIGALQLMLDRGAENSWFSSPETWIELGLVISGLWVFIVHSLTTENPFIDLRIFKDFNFVLASLFMIAVGITLFSGLALLPPLLQNLMGYSVIFTGMLMAPRGLATMLSMMIVGRLSGKVDPRILMLFGAVLMTYSLWEMTAFNLQMDYWPIVWTGALQGFGMGFVFVPLSSMAFTTIATHLRADATSMFSLVRNLGQGIGISVVSAVLANMMQVNHAELAERLTPTSQAVAQQMPGLLTGNPQILAIINGLVQQQAAILAYLDDFWLMAILSAACVPLIFLLRGPKKAASAKPKTEEEKALERAHAMSE; this comes from the coding sequence ATGGCCAATACAGCTCAAATCTCGGCGCCGGCCCTTGTCGTCAAGAACAAGGCATTGCTGACGATCGCCATCATGCTGGGCACCATCATGCAGGTGCTCGACACGACGATCGCCAATGTCGCGCTGCCGCACATGGCCTCCTCGCTCGGCGCCGCCCAGAACGAAATCACCTGGGTGCTGACCTCCTATATCGTGGCTGCCGCCATCGCGACCCCGCTGACCGGCTGGATGTCCGACCGGCTCGGGCAGCGGCGTCTCTTCGTCATGGCCGTCATCGGCTTCACCATCGCCTCGGCGCTCTGCGGCATCGCCACGAGCCTTCCCGAAATGGTGCTCTTCCGCGTGCTTCAGGGCATTTGCGGCGCCATGATCGCGCCCCTGGCGCAGACCGTGATCCTCAATATCAATCCCAAGGAAAAGCTGGGCCAGGCCATGGCCATCTACGGCATGGGCATCATGGTGGCCCCGATCGTGGGGCCGACCCTCGGCGGCTGGCTGACGGAGAGCTTTGACTGGCGCTGGGTGTTCCTGGTCAACGTGCCCGTGGGCATTGCCTGCGTGGCCATGCTGCTCCTCTACATGCCCACCACAGAGATCCGGCATCGCCGCTTCGATTTCTTCGGCTTCGGCACCTTCGCCCTCGCCATAGGCGCGCTCCAGCTCATGCTCGACCGCGGCGCCGAGAACAGCTGGTTCTCTTCGCCCGAAACCTGGATCGAACTGGGCCTCGTCATTTCCGGTCTCTGGGTCTTCATCGTCCACTCGCTGACGACGGAGAACCCCTTCATCGACCTGCGCATCTTCAAGGACTTCAACTTCGTCCTGGCGTCGCTGTTCATGATCGCGGTCGGCATCACTCTCTTTTCCGGCTTGGCCCTGCTGCCGCCGCTCCTCCAGAATCTCATGGGCTATTCGGTGATCTTCACCGGCATGCTCATGGCGCCGCGCGGGCTCGCCACGATGCTCTCGATGATGATCGTGGGGCGCCTCAGCGGCAAGGTCGATCCGCGCATCCTCATGCTGTTCGGCGCCGTGCTCATGACCTATTCGCTCTGGGAGATGACCGCCTTCAACCTGCAGATGGATTACTGGCCGATCGTCTGGACCGGCGCGCTGCAGGGCTTCGGCATGGGCTTCGTCTTCGTGCCGCTGTCCTCGATGGCCTTCACCACCATCGCCACGCACCTGCGCGCCGACGCCACCTCGATGTTCAGCCTGGTGCGTAACCTGGGCCAGGGCATCGGCATCTCGGTGGTTTCGGCGGTGTTGGCCAACATGATGCAGGTCAACCATGCCGAGCTCGCCGAGCGGCTGACGCCGACCTCGCAGGCGGTGGCCCAGCAGATGCCGGGCCTCCTCACCGGCAACCCGCAGATCCTCGCGATCATCAACGGGCTGGTGCAGCAGCAGGCGGCGATTCTGGCCTATCTCGACGACTTCTGGCTGATGGCGATCCTCAGCGCCGCGTGCGTGCCGCTCATCTTCCTGCTGCGCGGTCCCAAGAAGGCCGCCAGCGCCAAGCCGAAGACGGAAGAGGAAAAGGCCCTCGAACGCGCCCATGCGATGTCGGAATAA
- a CDS encoding sugar transferase, translated as MSVDKTSFSKIPLYEDEDGSVGPVRRGLYPLVKRSMDIAGGLTLGAVALPIVLVAAALVRRDGGPAFYHQKRLGRNGEVFEIWKLRSMVMDADAHLARYLEENPEAKREWDLHQKLKFDPRITPVGRFLRKYSIDELPQLWNVLKGDMSLVGPRPMFPSQRQIYPGSACFALRPGITGLWQTSARNASTFSERADYDLRYAREMSLTADIAILLRTVGIVLKGTGY; from the coding sequence ATGTCGGTCGACAAGACGTCGTTTTCCAAGATTCCCCTCTACGAGGATGAAGACGGATCCGTCGGCCCGGTGCGGCGTGGCCTCTACCCCCTGGTCAAGCGCAGCATGGATATTGCCGGCGGCCTGACGCTGGGTGCCGTGGCCTTGCCGATCGTTCTCGTCGCGGCCGCGCTCGTGCGGCGCGATGGCGGGCCGGCTTTCTATCATCAGAAGCGGCTGGGCCGGAACGGCGAGGTCTTCGAGATCTGGAAGCTGCGCTCTATGGTGATGGATGCCGACGCGCACCTCGCCCGCTATCTCGAGGAAAACCCCGAGGCCAAGCGCGAATGGGACCTGCACCAGAAGCTCAAGTTCGATCCGCGCATCACGCCGGTCGGCCGGTTCCTGCGCAAGTATTCGATCGATGAACTGCCCCAGCTCTGGAACGTCCTCAAGGGCGACATGAGCCTTGTCGGCCCGCGCCCGATGTTCCCCAGCCAGCGCCAGATCTATCCCGGCAGCGCCTGCTTCGCCCTGCGCCCGGGCATTACCGGCCTCTGGCAAACCAGCGCCCGCAACGCCTCCACCTTCTCGGAACGCGCCGACTACGACCTGCGCTACGCAAGGGAAATGTCGCTGACCGCAGACATCGCCATCCTGCTGCGGACGGTGGGGATCGTGCTCAAGGGCACGGGATACTGA
- a CDS encoding CpsD/CapB family tyrosine-protein kinase gives MFAANLPTPSADDFWSALRELRPNQSRLEDNRLIPTAQADAAHVPIDMLRTRVAAMMEEKGWKTLAVTSPTAGCGKTTIAVNLAFSMARRRQGRVVLIDLDFRRPRVGTLLEFSPKSQLEDLFEGKARLADCFSRIGNNLAVAVNTQPVGRAAELLHSETTKKALAEIQRDLQPDMIICDLPPMLVNDDFLAFQPSIDCSLLVAGAEYSTIGEIDVCERELGQHETLLGVVLNKCRYSPARYGYGY, from the coding sequence ATGTTTGCAGCCAACTTGCCAACGCCTTCCGCCGACGACTTCTGGAGCGCGCTGCGCGAGCTGCGTCCGAACCAGAGCCGGCTCGAAGACAACAGGCTCATCCCCACCGCCCAGGCCGACGCCGCCCACGTGCCCATCGACATGCTGCGCACGCGCGTGGCCGCGATGATGGAGGAAAAGGGCTGGAAGACGCTCGCCGTGACCTCGCCGACGGCCGGGTGCGGTAAGACCACGATCGCGGTCAACCTCGCCTTCTCCATGGCGCGCCGGCGCCAGGGCAGGGTGGTGCTGATCGACCTCGACTTCCGTCGCCCACGCGTCGGCACGCTGCTCGAATTCTCGCCCAAGAGCCAGCTCGAAGACCTGTTCGAGGGCAAGGCGCGGCTGGCCGATTGCTTCTCGCGCATCGGCAACAATCTCGCCGTGGCGGTCAATACCCAGCCGGTAGGGCGCGCGGCCGAACTCCTGCATTCGGAGACGACCAAGAAGGCGCTCGCCGAAATCCAGCGCGACCTGCAGCCGGACATGATCATCTGCGACCTGCCGCCCATGCTGGTCAACGACGACTTCCTGGCCTTCCAGCCGAGCATCGACTGCTCGCTGCTGGTGGCCGGCGCGGAATATTCGACCATCGGGGAGATCGACGTCTGCGAGCGGGAGCTGGGGCAGCACGAGACGCTGCTGGGCGTGGTGCTGAACAAGTGCCGGTATAGCCCGGCGCGATATGGGTATGGGTATTGA
- a CDS encoding GumC family protein — translation MSGADILFYVAVFWRRLPYFAGVAILIATVGIVTAILLPPTYRASSKILVESPQISADLARSTVAADSSSQIQVITESILTTASLVSLANQFDVYGNRENMTDLDVAQDMQKRISIGQLPADLRGAASFEVSFDAETPELSAVVTNELANRILSENIRQRTSRAGDTLDFFKQEVTRLAGNLKDLEGRILAFKNENSEALPDSLDFRRNQQSSQQERLQLLVREEATLRSRKTNLTEAFETYGRVPSSGPQTPQEKLLDQLEQTLAAQSGMFSADSPNITAIKSRIAAVKAEIAASAKADSTGDVKRPASDLDVELAGIDDRLSFIAQEKATITTDLADLAKSIAATPANEAVLNALERDYDDVKTQHSAAVSRLAEASTGEQIELRSKGERLTILEPAVAPQRPFSPNRTRLALLSIFAGLVAGGGVVALMEYLNKTVRRPVQLNRALHIEPLAVIPIIRTKRDRQRQRIVAGMALAAGIVVAVVLALVVVHYTTGSINGLGIGVAKI, via the coding sequence TTGAGCGGCGCCGACATTCTATTTTACGTAGCAGTGTTCTGGAGACGTTTGCCCTATTTCGCGGGCGTCGCGATTCTCATCGCCACCGTCGGCATCGTCACCGCGATCCTCCTGCCGCCGACCTATCGGGCGAGTTCCAAGATCCTCGTCGAGTCCCCGCAGATTTCGGCCGACCTCGCGCGTTCGACAGTCGCCGCCGACTCCTCGTCCCAGATCCAGGTCATCACCGAGAGTATCCTGACGACGGCGAGCCTGGTGAGCCTTGCCAACCAGTTCGACGTCTATGGCAACCGCGAGAACATGACCGATCTCGACGTCGCCCAGGACATGCAGAAGCGCATCAGCATCGGGCAGTTGCCGGCGGACCTGCGCGGCGCGGCCTCGTTCGAGGTGTCGTTCGATGCGGAAACGCCCGAACTCTCGGCCGTGGTCACCAACGAGCTGGCCAACCGGATCCTGAGCGAGAACATCCGCCAGCGCACGAGCCGCGCGGGCGATACGCTCGATTTCTTCAAGCAGGAAGTGACCCGGCTTGCGGGCAACCTCAAGGACCTCGAAGGGCGCATCCTGGCGTTCAAGAACGAGAATTCGGAAGCCCTGCCCGACAGCCTCGATTTCCGCCGCAACCAGCAATCGTCCCAGCAGGAACGGCTGCAGCTATTGGTGCGCGAGGAGGCGACGCTGCGCAGCCGCAAGACCAACCTCACGGAAGCCTTCGAGACTTATGGCCGCGTGCCCAGCAGCGGGCCCCAGACGCCGCAGGAAAAGCTGCTTGACCAGTTGGAACAGACGCTGGCGGCCCAGAGCGGCATGTTCTCGGCGGACAGCCCCAACATCACCGCCATCAAGTCGCGCATCGCCGCCGTCAAGGCCGAGATCGCGGCCAGCGCCAAGGCCGATAGCACGGGCGACGTCAAGCGGCCGGCCTCCGATCTCGACGTGGAGCTGGCGGGGATCGACGACCGCCTCTCTTTCATCGCGCAGGAAAAGGCGACGATCACCACGGACCTGGCGGACCTGGCCAAGTCGATTGCCGCGACGCCTGCCAACGAGGCGGTGCTCAATGCGCTCGAACGCGACTATGACGACGTCAAGACCCAGCACAGCGCCGCCGTGAGCCGGCTGGCAGAGGCATCGACCGGCGAGCAGATCGAGCTGCGCTCCAAGGGCGAGCGGCTGACCATCCTCGAGCCCGCCGTGGCGCCGCAGCGCCCGTTCAGCCCCAACCGCACGCGGCTGGCGCTGCTCTCGATCTTCGCCGGGTTGGTGGCGGGCGGAGGCGTCGTGGCGCTGATGGAATATCTCAACAAGACGGTTCGCCGTCCCGTCCAGCTCAACCGCGCGCTCCATATCGAGCCGCTGGCCGTCATCCCGATCATCCGCACCAAGCGCGACCGGCAACGGCAGCGGATCGTGGCGGGCATGGCGCTGGCGGCGGGCATCGTCGTCGCGGTCGTGCTGGCCCTCGTCGTGGTGCACTACACCACAGGGTCCATCAATGGATTGGGGATCGGCGTTGCCAAGATCTGA
- a CDS encoding polysaccharide biosynthesis/export family protein — protein sequence MIALAAWKQGKRGLLLAALLAGIALPAQAVEPSALTPLTKLQLSVVQWNPVLGQYQKLDAVSGEITVAPDRSITVPLVGKLPVENTSVEQLAAIIADRIKAKIGLVDLPEVTVDVAAYPPIYVVGDVAKAGEYPFRPDMTVLQALALGGGPTQASPEQGATRTKLLGDLQAGEGDILRTMAHIARYEAELSGAADIAFPPELSSAPKEGQIAQIIAQEQVVFHSRVEAAKRQEASFEELKALLLSEIDVLKQKGDNLETAITSKEKEYDGVKTLVDQGIATVTRRTDLETALTSLRADRLDNITATMRARQALSEAERNLAAVQDQQKTDASSQLQTEQAKLEQLRNSQATARLLLMGLPADTTSNPDGRQQLAYSIVRQSATGGVQQLNADETTTLSPGDVVKVTAVGKDEATANAAL from the coding sequence ATGATCGCGCTAGCAGCATGGAAACAGGGAAAGCGCGGCCTCTTGCTGGCGGCATTGCTCGCGGGCATCGCGCTTCCAGCGCAGGCAGTCGAACCCAGCGCCCTCACGCCCCTCACCAAGCTCCAGCTCTCGGTCGTGCAGTGGAATCCCGTGCTCGGGCAATACCAGAAGCTCGACGCGGTGAGCGGGGAAATCACCGTCGCGCCCGATCGCTCGATCACCGTGCCGCTGGTCGGCAAATTGCCGGTGGAAAACACCAGCGTCGAGCAGCTCGCCGCCATCATCGCCGACCGGATCAAGGCCAAGATCGGCCTCGTCGACCTCCCCGAGGTCACGGTGGACGTCGCTGCCTATCCGCCCATCTATGTGGTGGGCGACGTCGCCAAGGCCGGCGAATATCCCTTCCGCCCCGACATGACCGTGCTCCAGGCGCTTGCCCTTGGCGGCGGACCGACCCAGGCCAGCCCCGAACAGGGCGCCACGCGCACCAAGCTCCTCGGCGATCTCCAGGCCGGCGAAGGCGATATCCTGCGCACCATGGCGCACATCGCCCGCTACGAGGCGGAGCTGAGCGGGGCGGCCGACATCGCCTTCCCGCCCGAACTCTCCTCGGCGCCCAAGGAAGGCCAGATCGCCCAGATCATCGCGCAGGAACAGGTCGTCTTCCATTCGCGCGTTGAGGCCGCAAAGCGCCAGGAAGCTTCGTTCGAGGAATTGAAAGCCCTGCTGCTTTCCGAAATCGACGTGCTCAAGCAGAAGGGCGACAACCTCGAAACCGCCATCACGTCGAAGGAAAAGGAATACGACGGCGTGAAGACGCTGGTCGACCAGGGCATCGCCACGGTCACCCGCCGCACGGATCTCGAAACCGCCCTCACCAGCCTGCGCGCGGACCGGCTCGACAACATCACCGCCACCATGCGCGCCCGTCAGGCCTTGAGCGAGGCCGAACGCAACCTTGCTGCCGTGCAGGACCAGCAGAAGACCGACGCCTCCTCGCAATTGCAGACCGAGCAGGCCAAGCTCGAACAGCTCCGCAACAGCCAGGCCACCGCCCGCCTGCTGCTGATGGGCCTCCCCGCCGACACCACCTCCAACCCCGACGGCCGCCAGCAGCTCGCCTACAGCATCGTCCGCCAGTCCGCCACCGGCGGCGTCCAGCAGCTCAACGCCGACGAAACGACGACCCTCTCGCCCGGCGACGTGGTGAAGGTAACCGCGGTCGGCAAGGACGAAGCGACGGCGAACGCCGCGCTGTAG
- a CDS encoding DegT/DnrJ/EryC1/StrS family aminotransferase, with protein sequence MPRIPVAAPNLGEEEAEAARRVILSGWVTQGPEVAAFEKEFAAYVGAAHACAVSNCTTALHLALMAVGVGEGDEVITVSHSFIATANAIVYCRAKPVFVDIGEGGFNIDPELVEAAITPRTKAILCVHQLGMPCDLATLVAIGRRHGIPVIEDAACAIGSEIEWDGSWQKIGRPHGDIACFSFHPRKVITTGDGGMLTTNNPRYDEKFRLWRQHGMTVPDSVRHSSAQVVFETYDEVGYNYRMTDMQAAVGRVQLQRLPGIVAARRRLAGLYGDLLARVAGVAAPSEANWARSNWQSYCVTLARDIDQREIMQSMLDGGIATRRGIMNSHLERPYAGDGYRLPRSEAAQAHSVILPLYDRMPDQDVEAVVSALDHAIGATRPKLRASA encoded by the coding sequence ATGCCCAGAATCCCGGTTGCAGCGCCCAATCTGGGCGAGGAAGAAGCCGAGGCCGCCCGCCGCGTCATCCTGTCAGGCTGGGTGACGCAGGGGCCGGAAGTGGCGGCCTTCGAGAAGGAATTCGCCGCCTATGTCGGCGCGGCCCATGCCTGCGCCGTCTCCAATTGTACGACCGCGCTGCACCTGGCGCTGATGGCGGTGGGCGTGGGGGAGGGCGATGAGGTCATCACCGTCAGCCACAGCTTCATCGCCACGGCCAATGCCATCGTCTATTGCCGCGCCAAGCCGGTCTTCGTCGATATCGGCGAGGGCGGCTTCAATATCGATCCGGAACTGGTCGAGGCGGCGATCACGCCGCGCACCAAGGCCATTCTCTGCGTGCACCAGCTGGGCATGCCCTGCGATCTGGCAACGCTCGTCGCCATCGGGCGGCGGCATGGCATCCCGGTCATCGAGGACGCGGCCTGCGCCATCGGCAGCGAGATCGAGTGGGACGGCTCCTGGCAGAAGATCGGCCGGCCGCATGGCGATATCGCCTGCTTCTCCTTCCATCCGCGCAAGGTCATCACGACCGGCGACGGCGGCATGCTGACCACCAACAATCCGCGCTACGACGAGAAATTCCGCCTCTGGCGCCAGCACGGCATGACCGTGCCGGATTCGGTGCGCCATTCCTCGGCCCAGGTGGTCTTCGAGACCTATGACGAGGTGGGCTACAATTACCGGATGACGGACATGCAGGCGGCCGTCGGTCGCGTCCAGCTCCAGCGCCTGCCGGGGATCGTCGCGGCGCGGCGTCGGCTGGCGGGGCTCTACGGAGACCTGCTGGCGCGCGTGGCCGGAGTGGCGGCGCCCTCGGAGGCGAACTGGGCACGCAGCAACTGGCAGAGCTATTGCGTGACGCTGGCCCGCGATATCGACCAGCGCGAGATCATGCAGTCCATGCTCGATGGGGGGATCGCGACGCGCCGCGGCATCATGAATTCGCACCTTGAGCGGCCCTATGCCGGCGACGGCTATCGCCTGCCGCGGAGCGAGGCGGCGCAGGCGCATTCGGTGATCCTGCCGCTCTATGACCGGATGCCCGACCAGGATGTCGAGGCGGTGGTGAGTGCCCTCGATCACGCGATCGGGGCGACGCGGCCGAAGTTGAGGGCCAGCGCCTAG
- a CDS encoding SDR family NAD(P)-dependent oxidoreductase yields the protein MKGKRILITGGAGLIGSHIAELVAMEGPREIVVLDNFDRGRRENLAPASAIYPITMVQGDIRDTQVVKRVMEDIDIVFHQAAIRITQCAQEPRLAHDVLATGTFNVLEAAVAAGVSKVVAASSASVLGAADFFPTNEDHHPYNNRTIYGAAKVYNEGLLRSFAEMYGLRYVALRYFNVYGPRMDAFGVYTEVLIRWMERIAAGQPPLILGDGLQTMDFINARDVARANVLAAKADVTDEVFNVGSGEETSLRELADTLLRVMGSTLEPEYGPARKVNPVPRRLADVSRARKRIGFEASIPLEEGLRELVEWWTDEVSVPQRKAV from the coding sequence TTGAAAGGTAAGCGGATACTCATCACCGGCGGAGCCGGGCTCATCGGTTCGCACATCGCCGAACTGGTCGCCATGGAGGGCCCGCGCGAAATCGTGGTGCTCGACAATTTCGACCGCGGCCGTCGCGAGAACCTGGCGCCGGCAAGCGCCATCTATCCCATCACCATGGTCCAGGGCGATATCCGGGACACGCAGGTGGTCAAGCGCGTGATGGAGGACATCGACATCGTCTTCCACCAGGCGGCCATCCGCATCACCCAATGCGCGCAGGAACCGAGACTGGCCCATGACGTGCTGGCGACGGGGACGTTCAACGTGCTCGAAGCGGCGGTGGCGGCAGGCGTCTCCAAGGTCGTGGCGGCATCCTCCGCCTCGGTGCTCGGCGCGGCCGATTTCTTCCCGACCAACGAGGATCACCACCCCTATAACAACCGCACCATCTATGGGGCGGCCAAGGTCTATAACGAGGGCCTGCTGCGCAGCTTCGCCGAGATGTACGGCCTGCGCTACGTGGCGCTGCGCTATTTCAACGTCTACGGCCCGCGCATGGACGCCTTCGGGGTCTATACCGAGGTGCTGATCCGCTGGATGGAGCGCATCGCGGCCGGCCAGCCGCCGCTGATCCTGGGCGACGGCCTCCAGACCATGGACTTCATCAACGCCCGCGACGTTGCCCGCGCCAATGTGCTGGCGGCCAAGGCCGACGTGACAGACGAGGTCTTCAACGTCGGAAGCGGGGAAGAAACCAGCCTGCGTGAGCTGGCCGATACGCTGCTGCGCGTCATGGGTTCGACGCTCGAGCCGGAATACGGCCCGGCCCGCAAGGTGAACCCCGTGCCCCGGCGCCTCGCCGATGTGAGCCGCGCGCGCAAGCGCATCGGCTTCGAGGCCTCTATCCCGCTTGAGGAAGGCCTGCGCGAGCTCGTCGAATGGTGGACGGACGAAGTCTCCGTCCCGCAGCGCAAGGCGGTCTGA
- a CDS encoding acyltransferase — MSSNVSSLTDRLVPAVHAQKAPVDVDYLEGLVLDLRENYDTKALVELYGRFSTADGMVDRLMRKAIVNATAHRCGPGLRVEANVGFKHLETMDIGAGVFFGFGSYIQGRYDGRCRIGDHVWIGPHAFLDARDIIIEDHVGWGPGARVLGSEHTGSPIDRPIIATDLLIKPVRIEAWADIGTGAVILPGVTVGRGAIVGAGAVVTTDVEPFSIVAGVPARLLRMREDKEAHLER; from the coding sequence ATGTCGTCTAACGTGTCCTCGCTGACCGATCGTCTCGTTCCGGCCGTCCACGCCCAGAAGGCGCCGGTGGATGTCGACTATCTCGAAGGCCTGGTCCTCGACCTGCGCGAGAACTACGACACCAAGGCGCTGGTCGAGCTCTATGGACGCTTTTCGACCGCCGACGGCATGGTCGACCGGCTGATGCGCAAGGCCATCGTCAACGCCACGGCCCATCGCTGCGGGCCGGGGCTGCGCGTGGAGGCCAATGTCGGCTTCAAGCACCTGGAAACCATGGATATCGGCGCCGGCGTCTTCTTCGGCTTCGGCTCCTACATCCAGGGGCGCTATGACGGCCGCTGCCGCATCGGCGACCATGTCTGGATCGGCCCGCACGCCTTTCTCGATGCCCGCGACATCATCATCGAGGATCATGTCGGCTGGGGGCCGGGCGCCCGCGTCCTGGGTTCGGAGCATACCGGCTCGCCCATCGACCGGCCGATCATCGCCACGGACCTGCTCATCAAGCCTGTCAGGATCGAGGCCTGGGCCGATATCGGCACGGGCGCGGTGATCCTGCCCGGCGTCACTGTCGGCCGCGGCGCCATCGTCGGCGCGGGGGCGGTGGTGACCACCGATGTCGAACCATTTTCGATCGTGGCCGGCGTGCCGGCCCGATTGCTGCGGATGCGCGAAGACAAGGAGGCGCACCTTGAAAGGTAA